Proteins from one Plodia interpunctella isolate USDA-ARS_2022_Savannah chromosome 3, ilPloInte3.2, whole genome shotgun sequence genomic window:
- the LOC128683419 gene encoding plasma membrane ascorbate-dependent reductase CYBRD1-like isoform X2, with translation MRQRYQIKQRVQRTRSYESDDQSRGACQWCEYALVITLATILLIGVSALTIFWVFYYHDGYSWADGSPERQFNLHPTLMVAGFITFSGFSVLLYRICRCFRRIYVKLLHAIFHALAFPCIVIGFLAVFDYHNKTGINNFYSLHSWIGLVAMGLFGIQYAVGFFSFLLLMICSKGTAGFRASLVPVHAAFGILTFVLGAAACLTGLTEKAIFHIGAERYSTLVDEAVIINTIGVVIIAILAVVMYILSRDEFRKQTREHIRASVDL, from the exons ATGCGTCAACGATATCAGATCAAACAGAGAGT CCAGCGCACTCGCTCGTACGAGTCGGATGACCAATCGCGAGGAGCATGTCAATGGTGCGAGTACGCCCTGGTGATCACTCTAGCGACGATCCTCCTCATCGGGGTGTCTGCGCTGACCATCTTCTGGGTGTTCTACTACCATGATGGCTACTCTTGGGCTGATGGCTCGCCGGAGAGGCAGTTTAACCTCCATCCGACGCTCATGGTCGCCGGGTTTATCACCTTCAGTGGATTCT CGGTGCTGCTGTACCGCATCTGTCGGTGCTTCAGACGCATCTACGTGAAGCTCCTCCACGCGATCTTCCACGCCCTGGCGTTCCCGTGCATCGTCATCGGGTTCCTCGCCGTGTTCGACTACCACAACAAGACTGGCATCAATAATTTCTACTCGCTCCACAGCTGGATTGGCCTTGTGGCTATGGGACTGTTTGGAATTCAG TACGCAGTTGGCTTCTTCAGCTTCCTACTGCTGATGATCTGCAGTAAGGGCACCGCTGGTTTCCGTGCCTCCCTGGTACCTGTTCATGCTGCATTCGGAATCCTGACCTTCGTTCTTGGCGCTGCTGCTTGCCTCACCGGACTCACTGAGAAGGCTATCTTCCACATCGG CGCGGAGAGGTACAGCACGCTGGTGGACGAGGCTGTGATCATCAACACAATCGGGGTCGTCATCATCGCCATTCTGGCTGTGGTCATGTACATCCTCTCCAGGGACGAGTTCCGCAAGCAAACAAGAGAACACATTAGAGCCTCTGTTGATCTCTAA
- the LOC128683419 gene encoding plasma membrane ascorbate-dependent reductase CYBRD1-like isoform X3: protein MARGKSQTQRTRSYESDDQSRGACQWCEYALVITLATILLIGVSALTIFWVFYYHDGYSWADGSPERQFNLHPTLMVAGFITFSGFSVLLYRICRCFRRIYVKLLHAIFHALAFPCIVIGFLAVFDYHNKTGINNFYSLHSWIGLVAMGLFGIQYAVGFFSFLLLMICSKGTAGFRASLVPVHAAFGILTFVLGAAACLTGLTEKAIFHIGAERYSTLVDEAVIINTIGVVIIAILAVVMYILSRDEFRKQTREHIRASVDL from the exons CCAGCGCACTCGCTCGTACGAGTCGGATGACCAATCGCGAGGAGCATGTCAATGGTGCGAGTACGCCCTGGTGATCACTCTAGCGACGATCCTCCTCATCGGGGTGTCTGCGCTGACCATCTTCTGGGTGTTCTACTACCATGATGGCTACTCTTGGGCTGATGGCTCGCCGGAGAGGCAGTTTAACCTCCATCCGACGCTCATGGTCGCCGGGTTTATCACCTTCAGTGGATTCT CGGTGCTGCTGTACCGCATCTGTCGGTGCTTCAGACGCATCTACGTGAAGCTCCTCCACGCGATCTTCCACGCCCTGGCGTTCCCGTGCATCGTCATCGGGTTCCTCGCCGTGTTCGACTACCACAACAAGACTGGCATCAATAATTTCTACTCGCTCCACAGCTGGATTGGCCTTGTGGCTATGGGACTGTTTGGAATTCAG TACGCAGTTGGCTTCTTCAGCTTCCTACTGCTGATGATCTGCAGTAAGGGCACCGCTGGTTTCCGTGCCTCCCTGGTACCTGTTCATGCTGCATTCGGAATCCTGACCTTCGTTCTTGGCGCTGCTGCTTGCCTCACCGGACTCACTGAGAAGGCTATCTTCCACATCGG CGCGGAGAGGTACAGCACGCTGGTGGACGAGGCTGTGATCATCAACACAATCGGGGTCGTCATCATCGCCATTCTGGCTGTGGTCATGTACATCCTCTCCAGGGACGAGTTCCGCAAGCAAACAAGAGAACACATTAGAGCCTCTGTTGATCTCTAA
- the LOC135310074 gene encoding uncharacterized protein LOC135310074, producing MSRNVFGHRINSQCKQMAFNVYEYFRKKKLDPNSDEYKQDIPLNKTVAEVTGLSEKTVSRIVQQGKALNDNERFKSPRKPKQVRRKRVEIDDFTKGVVRRKVTQFYTIFKKIPTLKTLNAVLREENILHCGREYLRLLLHDLGFKFKKCGSKRKLLIEQPNITSWRWKYLNTIKKYRRERRHILYLDETYVNASHNVSKCWQSKDELGVLSHIGKGDRLIIVHCGGQIGFVDGALVIFKSKCKTGDYHDSMNFANFSKWINEKLMPNIPQNSVIVMDNAAYHSVREEKKPTMASTKPTMQEWLRRHNVPFDEKLRKDDLYKLIKSHFTEDIYKIDEVLKRNGHEVLRLPPYHPDLNPIELVWGDIKGQLAQKSIDSNLDQKKEILERLFAEYPKEKWENCVKHVIKIEDEYCKHDGALDEVVDFIINVQDDSDDSDDGCFESEESSSSDTDIMDISD from the coding sequence ATGAGTCGAAATGTTTTCGGACATAGAATTAATAGTCAGTGCAAACAAATGGCGTTTAacgtatatgaatattttagaaaaaagaaactcgaCCCAAATTCTGATGAATATAAACAAGAtatacctttaaataaaactgtagcaGAAGTTACTGGATTATCAGAAAAGACTGTATCTAGAATTGTACAACAAGGGAAAGCATTAAATGACAACGAGAGATTTAAATCACCAAGAAAACCAAAACAGGTTCGTAGAAAAAGAGTGGAAATAGACGATTTCACAAAAGGAGTGGTAAGAAGAAAAGTCACTcagttttacacaattttcaaaaaaatacctactctgAAAACTTTGAACGCTGTACTTAGAGAAGAGAATATATTACACTGCGGCAGGGAATATTTAAGGCTATTATTACATGATctaggttttaaatttaagaaatgcgGATCTAAAAGGAAACTCCTTATCGAACAGCCAAATATCACATCGTGGAGGTggaaatacctaaatactattaaaaaatatcgtagagaaagaagacatattttataccttgaCGAAACTTATGTAAACGCGTCTCATAACGTTTCAAAATGTTGGCAATCAAAGGATGAACTTGGCGTTCTATCTCATATTGGTAAAGGGGACCGTTTGATCATCGTACATTGTGGAGGTCAAATTGGATTTGTAGACGGAGCCCTTGTGATATTCAAATCCAAATGTAAAACAGGTGATTATCACGATTCTATGAATTTCGCAAATTTCAGTAAATGGATAAATGAAAAGCTCATGCCTAATATACCGCAAAATTCTGTCATAGTAATGGACAACGCAGCTTATCATTCGGTTCGAGAAGAGAAAAAGCCAACTATGGCTTCTACCAAGCCAACTATGCAAGAATGGCTACGACGACATAACGTGCCTTTTGATGAAAAACTTAGAAAAGAtgacttatataaattaattaaaagccatttcacagaagatatttacaaaattgacgaGGTATTGAAAAGAAACGGACACGAAGTATTGCGTTTGCCTCCATATCACCCAGACCTGAACCCCATTGAGTTGGTCTGGGGTGATATCAAAGGACAATTAGCACAAAAAAGTATCGACTCTAATTTGGaccagaaaaaagaaatattagagAGATTATTTGCTGAATATCCCAAAGAGAAATGGGAGAATTGTGTTAAACACGTGATTAAAATCGAAGACGAATATTGCAAACATGATGGAGCACTAGATGaagttgttgattttattattaatgtgcaAGACGATTCTGATGATTCTGATGATGGCTGTTTCGAAAGTGAAGAATCAAGTTCCAGTGATACTGATATTATGGACATAagtgattga
- the LOC128683633 gene encoding NCK-interacting protein with SH3 domain has translation MGDGQNGFDDYEMLKALYDFEATLAKTLSFCEGEFFFLQQNNTKQRNWWHVVNRKGQVGFVPSNYVASVKAEPDFFLAFLNDCIKNLNDSNAVSTQKQELLTRLVEKRKLIQMSTKPQSKKPQAPKPPPRLDDTTPPNGVSPSFDLRPVVSQQQMSEERESSQSPPKSQNNSISKDEGPKKKPVAKTSSNQLSSDTDNQDDSQDSSESIKPNAIYEIVQAVRKETQLSHEMSKVAVETVLISLREFLPGGAARSIIDALLREANSNITCPKNAIDAAPDALRMMTALNSLSKAANDAQQRGWALHDDAHDIQTQLLELISVMSNADVNISQHVLSSHKYAYVSTLVQYYQMETRWPLRQLLLQAFGVMCGLERTALATLALSALPAEIARDMRDNPRAVSRLSHSALLLSMVLSMGDKLPITHFEQLGVEFAQFLLELIEDPPETDVDEQIPDLFLTLLLAYNLQFETMADNILLNALETRDNAKTFCEKILLLLNREEDPVHIFDHEPAPAHAVLKLVIDLFSRTKTADYFYTNDVNVAIDIIVRQLADLSPGDSRRLQYLKILQGIIRNTDYGAHLHRRQDLLRCFARIFCEEGEVSRDDQTLVRSISNEFPQYFKA, from the exons ATGGGCGATGGTCAAAATGGTTTCG aTGACTATGAAATGCTGAAAGCACTTTATGATTTTGAGGCAACTTTGGCAAAAACCTTGAGTTTTTGTGAAGGagaatttttctttcttcaacaaaataatactaagCAAAGGAATTGGTGGCATGTTGTCAATAGGAAGGGTCAAGTTGGGTTTGTCCCCTCCAATTATGTTGCTTCAGTCAAG GCTGAACCAGATTTCTTTTTGGCATTCCTCAATGATTGCATCAAGAATTTAAATGATAGCAATGCTGTATCAACGCAAAAACAAGAATTATTAACCAGATTAGTTGAAAAGAGGAAGCTTATTCAGATGTCTACgaagccccaaagtaagaaGCCACAGGCGCCCAAACCACCTCCGCGGCTGGATGATACCACACCTCCCAATGGAGTGTCTCCGTCATTCGACTTGAGGCCTGTTGTGTCACAGCAGCAAATGTCTGAGGAACGGGAATCTTCACAATCACCACCCAAATCTCAGAACAATAGCATTTCTAAag ACGAAGGGCCAAAGAAGAAACCAGTAGCAAAAACATCTTCAAACCAACTATCCTCTGATACAGACAACCAGGACGATAGTCAAGACAGCAGTGAAAGCATCAAGCCAAATGCAATCTATGAGATAGTACAGGCTGTGCGCAAGGAGACACAACTTAGCCATGAAATGTCTAAAGTAGCTGTAGAGACTGTCTTAATATCATTAAGg GAATTCCTCCCTGGTGGAGCAGCAAGGTCGATCATAGACGCTCTTCTCCGAGAAGCGAACAGCAACATCACATGTCCCAAGAACGCTATAGACGCGGCGCCTGACGCCCTTCGGATGATGACGGCTTTGAATTCGCTGTCCAAAGCGGCCAATGATGCACAACAGAGGGGCTGGGCGTTGCATGACGATGCGCATGATATACAAACACAGTTGCTTGAACTTATTTCAGTGATG TCAAACGCTGATGTGAACATATCGCAACATGTGCTAAGCAGCCACAAATACGCTTACGTGAGCACACTCGTGCAGTATTATCAGATGGAAACTCGATGGCCGCTGAGACAACTTTTGTTGCag GCATTCGGCGTGATGTGTGGCCTGGAGCGTACAGCGCTGGCTACATTGGCGTTGTCAGCGCTTCCGGCGGAAATAGCCAGAGACATGCGTGATAACCCTCGTGCGGTCAGCCGTTTGTCCCACTCCGCGCTTCTGCTGTCTATGGTGTTGTCTATGGGCGACAAGTTGCCGATCACCcactttg AACAACTAGGCGTGGAGTTTGCCCAGTTCCTGCTAGAACTGATCGAAGATCCGCCGGAAACGGATGTGGACGAGCAGATTCCGGACCTGTTCCTCACATTACTACTAGCTTACAACCTTCAGTTCGAAACAATGGCTGATAACATACTGCTCAATGCACTGGAGACCAGAGACAATGCTAAGACCTTTTGCGAGAAGATACTTCTACTTCTGAATAGAGAAG AGGACCCGGTGCACATCTTCGACCACGAGCCTGCGCCGGCGCACGCGGTGCTAAAGTTGGTCATAGACCTGTTCAGCCGCACCAAGACCGCCGATTACTTCTACACAAATGATGTCAACGTGGCCATAGACATTATCGTGAGGCAGCTGGCCGACTTGTCTCCTGGCGATTCG CGCCGCCTCCAATACCTGAAGATCCTGCAAGGCATCATCAGGAATACGGACTACGGTGCTCACCTGCACCGGCGGCAGGACCTGCTGCGGTGTTTCGCGAGGATCTTCTGCGAGGAGGGGGAAGTCAGCCGCGACGACCAAACTTTGGTGCGCTCCATCTCCAACGAATTCCCGCAGTACTTCAAGGCCTAA